The stretch of DNA tgtttgtttttctctcagtGGTTTCAGGACAGTAAGAATGCAGGCGTGAATGAATACCAGCATGGTCACACTGCAGTGTCATCACAGCTTAACTCCGTGGTGCGAATGTGACGGTTCATAAGGAACGtgtttggattaaaaaaaagaaagatcagAAGAAAATGGTTGTTGTTTAAAAGGTAAAGTTAGAGCGGCAGCAGACGGTGGCTTTAACCTCCACCCTGAGCTTTGATTTCACTTCAGCTCTGACACTGAAACCTTCTTCGATTTAAGgtgttttaattgagataatAAGTGGGCGTTGTTAAAGTGTCACAGATGGAAAAGTACCACTGTGCTGTGAGATAAACGCCTCTTTCCTCTGCACATGAACAGTTCTCATTGTTATCAGTTGGTGTTATGACTTCCTGTGAAACTGACACTTTCATTTTCCTGGATAATTTCATTATTAGAAAAAATTCTTCAGCAGAGACTTGACTGAATGTTCTAACTAAAatctcacctttttttttttttttacgcgtGTTATGTGGTTTAACACACTCCAGTGTGAAATAAACTTTCCAATGtcactgaaaaataaaactgGTTCAGATTATCAGCTGGCgccgtgatggactggcgacctgtttGAGGTGTACCTGCCTCCCGCCCAAAGACAGCTGGGGTAGAGGGCAGCGAGTGGCTTTGTTGTCTTTGTAAAGAACCGAAGCAGTTAACTCATGTCTGTAAGTAAGAAGACACCTGGTCAGGTTTTAATCCGGCAGCATGTAAACTCTCTGAACTGCAGCCACAACAGTTATAATTTAAAAAGACTAAATCAAAATGCCACCTTTTCTAAGTCCCTCAGGACTGAAAAACAATTGATGTGTTTTAGTTTCTGCTGAACTGAAGATGCACCGATTGCAGATTTTAGTAAAGATCTTCTCTTTAACAACtaaaactgacaaaaaataaattcccaattttttgtttgaattgaCAATGAATCTGTGTTCACTATAAACGTTGGCTGTAAATAACTTATATTTTCTCCAAACTGCAGCAGGTTACAGGACACCTCTCTCCATCACTTTCAAACTAAAGTTCTGCAGGTTACTGAACAAAGTTGTTAGTACAGATAAAATCCAACTGAAAAGGCATCACACTATATTCCATTTATACACCAGATTATAGGTCCCTCACCTTCTTCCTCTTATTACACATCACAGATAATAAAAATGCAACTGTTAACAGGACATTTTAACAGGACTCTGATCTTTATGGAACATCATTTGTATCTTTGGAACGTATTACATTACTTTGCTTAATTACCAACTAAACAAAAATATTGGACATGTCATGTCAACATGCTTCAGTTGAAAGCCAACCATAGTGATTTCTCACATTCACATGACACGAGGAGAAAGACTAACTTTGTGAGTTTGACCAAAGCCGGACTTTTAAAAATGCACATGAACATTTTAATCTGACCAAAATCGTACTAAAAGTGAGACCAACACATCCTGATAATACAGTTGTGGATTAAATCTCTCCTGCATGGAAACACTCATATGGTCCCAGCTCTTCTGTTCGTGCTCCAAAGATCCATTTTTCTGcatctttcagtcaaaacagcaaagtgtttattaatccagctgaattccctacaaagctgctctcattcacacttttttctgtttcttttgtcagaaattGGGGCTGAAAATTtgcccattaagactacgtgtcaactcACTGAAAGCATTTCCAGTCTGTCGCTCTGCTcgaataaaatcctgattttataacttttaaaaagtaacttaaaAACAGCGTCTGTGCAGGGAATTCTTGATGTTAGTTTGGTGTAAAAGAGCCCTAATATAAGTTGATATGTTCACACCATTATATatttatgatttaaaaacatatttatgACGTAGTTTGGGTTCCTGCTTTCAGATTGTCAGGAGCTTAAGGTCTGTTATTGTAGCAGCTGAATTTGTGCGTCGCTCATTTTCCTGCTGAATCTTTTGGTTTGGTTTCCTTGCATCGTTTCTTGTTTGTCTCAGTTGTGCTCTTTGCAAACCGCCTGCTGTTCACCTGAAAGATGCTGACACATTTTCCACAACTGCTGTCCGCAGCTGAGTCAGTCAtagctgtgtttttgtgtaGTTTCATGGCATCAGGTTGGTGTTCATCACCTTGTATGTTTCATTTGAGGGCTGTTTGGAAATAGAAAATCTCATGAAATTGTTTTTGTACCGTTTGTTCCTTTTTGTGTGACTTGGCTGATAGAAAAAAATGCCTTTCAAACCTGCTGGTGGGTTTTCAGGCTCAGAGCTTTAAGACAAATAAAGAAGCAAGTTTATAGTAAAGTTATTAGTTTTGCATTCTAAAATGATTGGCATTGAGCTCGAAAAATGTTTGTCAAAAATTCGTTAAATTTCTTGTTGCATCCTTTTGTTGTTTTCCAGTCCAACAGCGTACCTGTGGTACAGCACCCCCACATGACCCAcctccaccctctgctgtcctACAGCCCCGAGGCCTTCTCCCCGCAGAGGGCTTCACCTGGCTTCTCTCCTGACACAGGTAAGCTCCTGCTCTCACCTGTGAGACTAAACACACAAGCTTTTGTGTCCAATACTCACCTGTGCTGCCGTCTCTGAAGCAGGTATGTCAAGAACGCCCGGCGCCTGCTACCCGGTGTCTCCTGGAGGTGTGGCTCAGATCCCACATCATCTCGGATGGCTGTGAGTAAAACcctgactttgtttttttggatgCTGTACTTCCTTCTGCCCACACACCTGTACCTGTAATTCACTGAGCACATCTCTGCAGACACTATATCTGAGTGAAACTGAAGCACTGTGTACTTTAATAATGTTAGTTGTGATTTTTGGCTTGTAACACAAAGGATGGTAAGAGGCTGCGCTGAGCCAAACTGTCTCAGTTTCTGTCCAAAGTGTCAAACTAAACTGTTTGAACCAGCAATACGGTGAACATGTTTACTGTCTCTAAAATCAACTCTCTGATGGACAGGAAGCAGTGTAGAGAGTTGGTTTGGAAAGCTTCAATCTCAGATCTTCTGGTAGGTTCTGAACCTTCAGGAACAGATTTGCTTTCTGTCCTCAGTTAgaaccaaacatggagaagctgctttAAGTTTTCATGGCTCTCACATGTGGAACAAACTCACAGATAACTGCAGATCTGCGTCAGACCCCAGAGAGCTCAGGTCTTCTTTTAAAAGCCTGAAGACCGTTCACTGCATTTAAGTGAACTGAAGCACTTTGGTTAATAACTTTCACTGTAGTGTTGCTCTCATTCTGCTTTACTCTTTTCTGGGATGCTTTTGTGTTtcttataaagcactttgaatcaccacGATGttcagttttgctttttttttggttcccaAACATAAAGCAACTTCTTTATCAaagcaaatcaaatttatttgtatagcacatttcatgtacaaaacaattcaaagtgctttacataaaataaaagcattgcagcagggagtgaaagaagcattaaaaatacataaaagaatacaaagagaaacaattaaaattatttaaatgaattttaaaaacaagcaacagtccagataaattaaaagatatcgtgcagatttcatgcatagacacatgagaaaataaatgtttttaacctggatttaaaaatgtctacatttggtgaaagtttaatctccactggcagtttgttccacttgtttgcagcataacagctaaatgctgcttccccgtgtttagtctggactctggactggactttAAGAAAAAATCGAAGCAAAAGCATCAGCATTACTGATCCAAACCGTTTCCCTGCAAACAGCCAGACTTTCCTGTCATCTTTTGAAGTGTTCTCCAGGCTTTTTCTTGACAGGGAACGGAATAAAAAGGCACTCAGTCTCATTTGGTTGACTTTTGCTCTTGACTTTATACTCAACATtcagtgtatttttttatttttatttcttcagcGTTTAAAGGTTTCTGGGCTTTGATCAACCCCCTAAAAACGATCCTCCGTTCTTTAATGTTAAACATATGTTCTCCATCTAAATAATCTCTTCATCCCTTAAAATGGCTCAAATATAactaatttatttttatcattcaGTATTCAGTGATATTGGTAAGGTAGAGATGCTCAGCCATGGTTTTGTTAGCCAAGCGTTATGTTATAATCAAAGCTGTGGATGGAACTTAAAAACAACATACTGCTTATTACAGCAACTCATCCATTACAGTTCATGTGTGCTGTGCAGTGTGAGTGTTGACCTGCATGAGATTTAATCATGAAGCTCCTGAAAAGGGTTTTTCTGAAATTTTTagtgctgggcgagttaacttgtattatcgcgttaacttgttaattatttaacgccgataaatattttatcgcgcattaacgcaggttttattattgtaaaagtctgtggaatgcatcacattcacaaagTTGCAGCAAAcgccacgaagcatggagtaataaaataaaaataaactagcaggtaacatcaccgttacaggtgctcctcggtctctgtatgaagctcacggagctaaccggcgttatttcctgttttacttgtttcaacataaaagcacgcatttcaaaataaattttaaaaaaaaccctgcatttacagccaagttgaattgtcttatcagagtagtagttccagtctaaaatatcacttcaaggcaaaacacacaactgataccagcaagtcattcaaggaaacagacagtggagcgaggcttctacataaaaactacagaaagatgctgatgttaaaagtgtgtttgcacaacaaatgttatggcactttcattaatatggcagcacatttaaaataaaactaaatgctaaaggctatacactacttttgaattaatttttggattttgcgtacaaatgcgattaatcgtggtTAATCAGGGAagtcgtgattaattagattaaaaattttaatcgttgcccatcCCTagaaattttatttaaaaaaaataataaattggGACATCTGCACTGTAAAAGTCAAATCTGAGTGTGTCGTCGGCTTCTGAAACCGGAGCAGAAACTTCAGAGAAAAGGGAGAAGCTGTTCCACTTTCACACCGATACAGGAACACTTCTCTGTCCGGTAATACGACTCAGACGTGTAAAAAATTTCCTGTGTCACACAGATGGGAACATATGCTGGAATGTTGAGATTCCAGAGCGGAGCGTTGGTGCCGACCGTCATGTTTACCTGCAGTCTGCTGATTGAAATGCAGTCTGGCTCTGTTGGTAAGACTCCAGAACATCCTCCCTGATTGTGTTTGTTTCTACCTGCAGGCCGGGACAGCCCATGTATCCCATCGCGGGGGGGTTCACGCCGGCTGCTCTGGCTATGAACGCCTCCATGTCAAGGTAAGTGTGCTCTGGAACCACGAGAACaacgctgtgtgtgtgtttgatgcaGATCTGTTGATTAAAATGTTTCAGGATCGTTCCCTGATCGGTGCATAGATCTCCAGCTGCTCCACCTGCCGAAAGAATGATGATCTCATACAGATTTAGACACTCCTCCGCTCCCTTTAAGGGTTTCAGTAGTCTGGACATGTTATATCAGTGAGGCTGAAGGTTTGATGGCGTTCTGTTCCCACTCCCACAGACCCTCTGGATGTGTTGTAGGACTGAACTTGTACCAGCAGAGGTCAGTCACACTGCAGGGGCAGACCAGCAGTGTTTGAGCCTCTGCAGAGGGGTTGGCCTCTGTTGTTCGTGTTTGTTATGAGGTCACAGTTCTGTCGGCCCGCTCATAGTGAGTCTGTCGGAGTCACTTTCACCTGCAGACTGAAggttcctgctgtgtttttacACAGATCTTACAGGATATAAATTTTGAAAAAGAAGCCGGTTCAGAGTCTCCTGAAATGTTTACTGCTTTGTGTTGACATCAGCCATAAATGCTGAGCTCAGGTATCACTGTAAATATATCTGTTACAGTCGCAGCTTTATGTGGTTTGAACCTCCTTCTATTCAAAGTTTCTGTAGAGGGCCACAGAGCAGGGAGACGGTTTATTTCCACAGATCAGCGTTTGTATTGTTGTCCTGCAGCTTCACGTCTGAATATCACCAGTCTCTGAACATTCAGGGTCCTCCAATCAGGATGTTTACGAGCCGATCAACAGTTTCCATTAGCAGGATGTGTCAGCACACATCACATGGTGTATTTGGAGCCTTTGATTTATCATTGAACATTATTTAATCATTTACAACAGCATAATCTGGTAAATATGAGCCCTGCCGGCTGGCTGTTAACGGCTGTTTTCCTTCTGTGTAAAAGCTGTGTTTAAGTAGGTGGAAAAGCAGTATACAGAAATTCATATGAGTTGATGTAAAGAATTTTAAGATCCTCACAGCAGGAACGACCAACGTTGTGGTCTCTTATGTCTGTTGGCGTGTTGATGCTTAATGAAACATTTGTGTGTTCTCTTGCAGTCTGATGTCGAGTGGCTTCTCTTCACGTTTGGTGCAGACCAACCAGTCGTCCATTCCCCACCCTGCCATCGTCCCGACAGCGGTGAAGCAGGAGCCTGGAGCCAGCAGCCACCAGCCTGGGTAACAACAACCAGATCACCTTGTTTCCAGCTCCATCTATAGTCTGTGTGAAAGTTTTATCTGGAAAACAACGAGGCTGAATCttaaaagctaaaagctacgCTTACAATTACTCTGTCTGTGTCACTCTGTATTTACtgacgaccccccccccccccaaatgtTCCTTCAGAAAGTCGACATCAGACTTTCAGCACGACAGAGAAGACGAGAGGAAGCCTCACATCAAGAAGCCGCTCAACGCTTTCATGCTGTACATGAGGGATGAGAGGCCCAAAGTTGTGGCTCAGTGCAAAGTGAAGGAGAGCGCCACTATCAACCAGATACTGGGACAGAGGGTGAGATTGGGTTTGATTTGTTCTCATGATGGGGAGCAATCTGCCCCCCCCAGGTTTGCAGGGATTTAGTTGTTTTGCTTTTAAGGTTAGGTATCCAGTTGTGTTTGTTAACGTGTGAGAAAGCCAAGTTCAGACCACAAGACTTTCtgacagtggggttacatgccactgaaagaatcggattaatggctaaattacaataagactgagttattaagttcatgtatacactttagtttgactaaaaattggatcggatcgggttacttgcagtcggattaagaccccgagataactcggttgatagtcacactaaacgtgcttgtagacggtgatgcacgtggtgaattggaccTTGCGTTCTgagcatgctcgagattttttttccggggtcgtgacccggaagtcaaaggagactatattactgttgttgtcgccgccgcCGTCGGAAACAAAtgacgcgatggagaatgcgccctTGTGCATcgtgtttgttcaataaacagctcatcacaaacgaaatgtagaagGACGTAGCTCCATCTTGCTCtacgttcgccatctttctccaatgcctgagtttggtgttgttgttggtggtgaagaggtcaaccggaagtggctctattagcaatagttgaaatgggtacagcgccacctatcgtatgacatgctttgtgccaatgattccatttactcaccaccatatatccaaggataattacgcttcctcaaataaggagcataatccaactatagctataatcaaattaatctcatTATGTAGATCCCCTGagtgttgtttgtcatttcttcagttttagTTTGTGTGTTCCCACGACAGGACATCTCTAAGCAATCATTGGATCAAACCCTAATCAACATAATCAGAGGATAGAAAATCTCCTTTCACTTTTACACGAACGACTCACAACTACACCTCCCTCTGAGATCTGGGGAGTCCTTTCTAGAGTGTCTTGAGGAAGTCTGAATGGGGAATAATTTCCTCCAACCGAACAGTGACGGAACAGAAgtggttatttttttttgatCTTCCAAACCCAGAAACACCCCCATATCCAGCTTGGGTAATCTCACCTCATATTTCAAACCCTGTGCTGAAAATCTGGGCGTTATTTCTGTGGTCAAGAACACCTTTGAATCGTCACTAAAGTAAAGCCCTCTGTTTTATAACAATTTGGAAACACTAATTCATGCCTTCATAACATTGCTTTTAGGTGCAACTCCCTCTACCTCGGTGTCCCCAGCCCCTGGTGTCAGGACCACATTACCCCAGTCCTCGCCTCTCTCCACTGGCTTCCTGTACATCACATCTTGTTGATAGTTTTTAAAGCCCTAAATGGTCTAAATCGGCCTGTCCCACATCTCTGACCTCATACACCCCCACTCATCTCCCAACTCCCTTAGATCTTGTAGTAAGGGAACGGGTCCTCTTTACGcagaaaaacttcagaaaaACAGCTGCCTTGACCTCATATCTGTGTAATCGCAGTTGTTTGAGATGATCACAACTGGTTTCCTGATCAAAACTGATAATTGTATTTGTTCACTGGTTTGATAACAGCTGAATGAAACTGTCGAGATGTCATCGTTCCACATAGTTTGCTGAAGGCCCTTAAATGAAATTTCCTCTTTTTGTGTCCATCCtccaaaaatgttcaaagttaTTTTGAAAGATCTGTTAAAAAATGCAGAGACAGAAAGTCATAATGTTTAGAGATTTAATGTTAAATGGAGACCTTTTCTCGAAAGTGAAACTAATGTTTCAGGGCAAAGGAAGGGAGTCAGTaaagttattttattttgaaagggaaGTTTTCCATGTTCTGAGATTAGAGTTGTAATATTTTGGGAAAGGGATAAAAACAATGAAGTTTGAATAGTTTTGAAGTGAAATCCCTCTGAGCTCAAACTACATTAAATGATGGTGCTGTAATatctaaaatttaaatgtgataACTGGTGTGTCTGTGCACTCCTCTGCACCCGTTTATCTATGGTTGTGACTCTGCTTTGTCatctctccacagtggcactcGCTGTCCAAAGAGGAGCAGGCTAAATACTATGAACTGGCGCGCAAAGAGCGACTGCTGCACTCGAAGCTGTACCCCAACTGGTCAGCCAGAGACAACTATGTGAGTAAACTGATGATCCAACACGGTCTGTCCCGTCAGCTGATGTCAGAGCTGGATGCTCACCCGTCTTTTCTGTGCAgggtaaaaagaagaagaggaagagggtgAAGAGCGAAACTGCGCTTGAAGGTGAGACCACGTTTACATGAGTCAGCATCTTTGATAAAGATGTGATCACATGAAGGCTCATCCAGACCAGGATTCTGTCCTACTGCTGAAACTTGGTGGCACACTAAATGATCCTCAGGGTGAAGGTCCGAACAAACACCATTTGTTATCCAGACCAGCGcagaaacatttcagaaatctgtgttttcacagaaaaaaaaaaacagaagaagatgcaaagaaaggCACAGTTTGTCCagagcctagaaatctagaacAGAGTCAATCTAGTTACTGCGACTGAATGGGACCAAGCTCCGTATTTAGACGTGAATAACTAAAGATGAAATGTAAACTGTCTGGTGCACAGAAAAGTGTGTGCCTTAGCTTCCAGAAGACTTGATGATGCACATTTGGAAGAATGAAAACAACTTTGGGAATCGATGTGACTCAGCATCTGTTTCCAGTCTGAGCTGGAAACTGTTTCATCTCACGTTCTCACAAGCAGCCGTTCTCAGCGCAACTGCTCACATACCTGCTGTTACTGGAGGATTCCACAGGGGGGCGCACCTAATCCCTCAGAAGGATTCTGTTAAACACTGAACATGGCATCAGTAGAAGAGTTTAACGTTTTGTTGATCTTAAGATCACGACAGAAAAAGCGTCAGTGGTGGAATCACAGATGATAAATGAGCCTCTAAACCCAGCACGGTGTGAGAAATGGATGATggaaaaaacatcaaaactaCGCCTTACACACCCCCTACCGGTCACCGACATATTGCAGCTTGAGGACGTGCACAAATGATGAGCGCAGAATACACATATTGACCAATTACTGAGGAAACTTAAGTTAAAGtcgggttttttttctttagaaatagAGCCTGTTTTTCTTGTAATGCCAGAAAACGTATTGTTGCGGCCACTTTCTCCCTACATCTACTGGCTGCTGCATATCACGGAGCTTTGCCCTGGTTATAAAAACCCTCGCACATCACTGCATATTATACTCCCTCACAGGCTGGTCTTCACTTTCCATGCGCAGAACCACCCACTGGTGGGTGTCTATAAATCCATCATCGGACCCAATCgcaacgtctatcgtgaaagtcgttgaatGATTGTTTGCCTTCCGGCTCcattccactcctcacagtgaacgatggcgaccgagagttggagttggagctcattgattttgaaattgattttgattttgaaatgcaaataattttgaccaaatgttgaccgacacacagtaaactctttcaaaaatggcggtgttgttgttctgagaggaagaagctaaactggaaaagtgattccagaaattatgttgttagccgaccaatcacaacccttgcagtctccgtctcctcaacggatagataggaatgttggccgacgtaCGCAAGCGacagagagcgtctccgggagggtctccgtcgcTCTCCgcagacgaccataaatcaggcttcagTCAGATCGTACATCAGGTCTCTTGTAAATGAGACCCTGGGTCTCAATGAGATTTTACCTATATAAAAAAAggttaatacattttttttaaaactctgcAGTGCATTCTGAGTGACCGGGGATTCATGCTGTGTTAACAAGTTCAGCAACCGCAATAACTTGCTGGTATCCCCTGTTGCCATGTCAACAAAGAGGAATTCAGCCTGACGTTACAAGTCAAACACCCGGTTTTCCTGCACATAAAGTTACAGCTGGGAGAATATGGAAATCTTCACCCTGTAAGACATTTGATAAAAGGTttgttttcagtgtgtgtgtgtgtgtgtatgtgtgtttgtgttgacgCAATGGTAAAACGTACAGAAAAGTCTGAGGTCATCAACAAAGCGGCGTTTGTGTGTTCGGGGCCTCAGATCTGAGCTGAGTGAATTTTCACCATTTAAGGCAACTCGAACACTGAAATGTGTTTCCAGGCTTCGCTTTATAAAGTTAATATAAATCACTTTTAAATGGGTGGTTTACTTTGTCAGGGATCTTTTCAACTGAACAACATCCGTGTTGTGAGGTATCACCACTGAATGAAAGGGTTCAGGTggtttttcttgaaaaagttTCCCTTTAATGTGTCGCAGAGTGAGTCTGAAGTCTGAAgacttgtgtgtttttattcctCAGTTTCCGCCGCAGCGCCTGCAGACGACTTCCCGCTGCAGCTGAAAAAACCTCGCGAGGAGATGCCGCACACACAGACTTCACACACACGCCCTCACACCGTCTCCCACCTGACGCACTCCCACCTGTCTCAAGCCAGCCCCGCCTCCTCCCTGGACTCCCCGGCGACACCCACCACCTCACTGGCGTCGCCTGCCGCCCCTGCCGCCACACACACCGAGCACACACACTCCTCCCACAGCTACAGCGGACACACCTCGCCCTACGGGGAGCAGCTGCAGCCGCTGTCCCT from Odontesthes bonariensis isolate fOdoBon6 chromosome 22, fOdoBon6.hap1, whole genome shotgun sequence encodes:
- the LOC142373410 gene encoding transcription factor 7-like 1-B isoform X2, whose product is MPQLSRDGDDLGANDELIAFKDEGEQEEKRNVSAERDLDDVKSSLVNESETNSSSDSEADRRPKPHPDVESRARQSQLFEEALRKQQDAGLFQPSPYVGYPFFMIPDLGNLCNPYLANGALASGARTYLPFQWPLLDVPGRAAIRDSATPTHLSNSVPVVQHPHMTHLHPLLSYSPEAFSPQRASPGFSPDTGMSRTPGACYPVSPGGVAQIPHHLGWLPGQPMYPIAGGFTPAALAMNASMSSLMSSGFSSRLVQTNQSSIPHPAIVPTAVKQEPGASSHQPGKSTSDFQHDREDERKPHIKKPLNAFMLYMRDERPKVVAQCKVKESATINQILGQRWHSLSKEEQAKYYELARKERLLHSKLYPNWSARDNYGKKKKRKRVKSETALEVSAAAPADDFPLQLKKPREEMPHTQTSHTRPHTVSHLTHSHLSQASPASSLDSPATPTTSLASPAAPAATHTEHTHSSHSYSGHTSPYGEQLQPLSLTTKPHRTAHPLSRSTPGPSTPSSSTDTPTSSPLTASSRSSPRPPPLLCQPFLVPPPTTAHQSAVSSHGALSASQPFSIRRTNQL
- the LOC142373410 gene encoding transcription factor 7-like 1-B isoform X1, coding for MPQLSRDGDDLGANDELIAFKDEGEQEEKRNVSAERDLDDVKSSLVNESETNSSSDSEADRRPKPHPDVESRARQSQLFEEALRKQQDAGLFQPSPYVGYPFFMIPDLGNLCNPYLANGALASGARTYLPFQWPLLDVPGRAAIRDSATPTHLSNSVPVVQHPHMTHLHPLLSYSPEAFSPQRASPGFSPDTAGMSRTPGACYPVSPGGVAQIPHHLGWLPGQPMYPIAGGFTPAALAMNASMSSLMSSGFSSRLVQTNQSSIPHPAIVPTAVKQEPGASSHQPGKSTSDFQHDREDERKPHIKKPLNAFMLYMRDERPKVVAQCKVKESATINQILGQRWHSLSKEEQAKYYELARKERLLHSKLYPNWSARDNYGKKKKRKRVKSETALEVSAAAPADDFPLQLKKPREEMPHTQTSHTRPHTVSHLTHSHLSQASPASSLDSPATPTTSLASPAAPAATHTEHTHSSHSYSGHTSPYGEQLQPLSLTTKPHRTAHPLSRSTPGPSTPSSSTDTPTSSPLTASSRSSPRPPPLLCQPFLVPPPTTAHQSAVSSHGALSASQPFSIRRTNQL